The genomic DNA TCGTAAGGCTTGCTCTCCGCCGCCAGCGCCTCGATCGCGCGGAAGATCAGCCGGTGCTCTAAACGATAGAAGTCATGCTCGGTGAGGCGCTCGACCACCTGGGTCCAGCTTTCGTTGTCGAGCAACAAACCGCCCAATACGGACTGTTCGGCCTCCACAGAATGGGGCGGGACCTTAGGACCTTCTCGAACGGCACCCCGGGGATTGGAAGCGCGAAACTCCACGCTAGCCGGC from Pseudomonadota bacterium includes the following:
- a CDS encoding replicative DNA helicase, with protein sequence MEFRASNPRGAVREGPKVPPHSVEAEQSVLGGLLLDNESWTQVVERLTEHDFYRLEHRLIFRAIEALAAESKPY